GATGTCAGACGtccaaaaccaaataaatggGGCCCGGTTCCAGAGTTAGGAAGAAAAGATTTCACTTTCTGGGGCCATCCCATATTCTaacattttccaattttccaTGACCTTCCACTTGACCCATATAGAAGACCCATGGAGGCAAGAGTACGACAGAGTCTTTTTTGGAATTGTCTTTTTTGGTTAGTTCCACCAATGCACATCTTCTCTAACAATCAAAGGACATGGGGAATAGATACTTCAGCATGATCCTTATCTCTATCCAGAAGATGCTAAGCACTAACTTCTAGACTCCTGAGAtatattaactttataaaaagaaagtcCTCTCTGCGATTACCAAtgaagtaggttttttttttttttaagattttatttatttatttgacagagatcacatgaaggcagagaggcaggtggggggggggagcaggctccctgccaagcagagagaccgatgcggggctcgatcccaggatgctgggatcatgacctgagccaaaggcttaaaccacagagccacccaggtgccccaaagtagtTGTTTTTAATAAAGCGACATCTGGAACTATTTTTTATGCTTGCCTAATGGTCATACATTATCCTTGCCCATCCCCATTTCCAAGCCCAATCTTTCAGGCAGACCCATTTTATATAAGGAGGTGCCCACTTGCATtagtggaggggagaagggacgCTGTATGGCTGGAAGAACGTGCTGGCAGCTTATTTTAAGAACACTCACTGAAAACTGGGCTTTAGAACACTCACTGAAAATTGACTAGGCTTGAATTTTCTTGGGGTCTTCAATCCATCTGGACTTGTATACCCGGAAATGGATGAAGTATACTTCACTGGAAGAAATTAAGACCTGAAGTTATTTTGGAGGAGGGTTTAAGTTCAATTGCTTCTTCAATCATCACACATTTTAATATCTCctagtgccaggcactgtactaggaGTCTGGGGTCCACAGATGAGTAGGATAGGGTTCTAGCCAAGAGTCACAGAGGTTCACAATGATAATACTTTGATAAGTGCTACCATATTAGTTTTGATAAAATGTTATGCTCAATGGGAATGGTCATTCCTCCTGAAGACAGAGTTAGTAAAGAAGGCTTCATAGTGAAGGCGCTATGTATGCCAAGCCTTGAGGAATGGATGGGATTCATCCACGGGACCAGAAGGAAAGGCATTCCAGGTAAATGGATGAGCACAAATAGAAGCCTAGAAGGGGGGAAAGGCATGAGACTCAGATTCACACAAAAGCAAATTTCTCATAATGAGTGTGTAGCCATTAAGCTTGGGAATTATTAACCATTTTTGAGTCATGGAACTCTGTGAAAACCAAATAAAAGCTAATGATTTCTTTCCCCAGGGGAGCGTGTATGTGCCCGTGTATGCATGCACGTACACATACATAGAATTTTGTAGGCTTTTTCATTGAGTTCATGAACCCTCTGCCCCAATGGACACAAAGGGTTACAAATCTGTTTGAAATATTCATACATAACACAAATTAGAAGAGAATTAATGGTTTTATGTGGTACTAGCTTCATCTTCTCCAAATACTAGTGCTACCCAAGTAACTTATTGaatggcaaaataaaattaacttgtGTCTACAAAATTAGCTGATTTTCTGTGTCCCAAGGTCATTGGTTAATGTCCTCTACTACAATGACTTTTCTATTCCTTTTGTTAGAATGGTTAGAATTTCAGAGATATACATTTAGAATGTTagttgaaataaacaaaaagcaaacaagagTGGCAATAGGCCTGAGActcaggctcttttttttttttttttaaacacttggaGTCTAAAGCAGGGGAGTGGTGTGGCTTTTTCTGTGCTGCTCTGTTGTCTGGCTTAGTCTACCTTTGCAGGTAATTAATTCCCCAGCCTGCTTATTTTTTCTAGTTGGCTCTTGTTTAGCTTCCATAGAGCCCCACCCCAAAGTGCTTTATTGTCCCTCTGCTGACTATTCCTACATATGGTCAAAATCAACTCACCTTCCGGGTTGCTGACATCGGCAAATTCACTGTTTGGCAAACTCTGCTCTACTCCCAGTAACCCTTTGTTAAAGAAGTGTTATTACAACGGAGTGGATCTGATAGCTAACAAGTCTGTCCAATCTCTTGCACTCTGAGATACACTCGGAAGGAGCAACTCTGTCTTTGGATTTACAGCCACAGGCAGGATATTAGCACTCTCAGACCTGTTGGGTACTAGAGCACTGCTAATGAGCAAACAGCCCTGCCTCAATTAGTGGTTTGTGAAATATTCCTGGATATCAAATTGCTTTTGCTGCTTGATAATCACACCGGCTCTTGGGATGAAAAGCAACCAAGCAAAAATTGTTCCCTTGTTGCATACTGCCTTGTTGATCTCCCAAGTTGTATCTGTAGACAGAATTTAAGTTTGCCATTTCCCCAGAGCTAAGGTTTGACTTACGTAGGTAATCACTGTGTTGGTGTTCATGGTTTCTCTTACGAATCTTTTTGGGTATATAGATTACCATCTTTTAAGGCTATTTCTGTAATAAGGACTTAAATAAGGCtgaatattttagaaacaaattaagaaatcaactgtagaaaaatcccaaatggtAAACTGCTATTGTAGTAACTTGTCTAAGTATAGGtgtttgtttcagagagagagaaagagagagagagagagagagagagagagaggcagtggagGAGAAAGAGTATTTATGAAACTGGGAGAATGTCTCATCCCGATTGCAAATCGTGTGGACTCTTCCTAAATTCTTAGCTTCTTAATTGCCCAGTAACTTCAGATGGCAGTAACGTTAACCCCAGCAACTGAAAAGAAAAGCTTCAGTGTAGAGCTTGGGAAGAGAAAAGTAGTAAAGGGAAAGGAATTCAAGATCTGTTATTGGTATTTGAATACGTTTATTGTGACAAgaatgctgttataaatattcataAGCAAAGACCATCTTTTTTATTGAGGGATTGTTAAAGATTCCAAATTGGAAGGATACATCTTCTGTGAAAATCTGCCACTGTTCCTGATTTGAGAGTAAGCAACTACTCTTCAGTTTCTGCTAACATCACAAATGGTCACAGCACATGCCACTTCGTATAATCCAGATTTTAAAATGGACTTCCCAGGGGACTGCCTGTCCCTCTTCACCACAACCTCCCTTCCCTCAGTCTTCAGGAGGACCACACTATCCTCTGTAAGCAACCCTACAGattgctgggggagggaagagggtaaGTTGACAAGGGCATCAGCTACAGTTATCTCAAATCCAGCAGAGAAGTTTTCACTGCTTGAGAGTAAGAAGCACTGAGAGTGAGGTTAGTTGACTCCCCACTCTTTCAACTTCACCTAGATAGGTAATCCATAGATGATGCAGAAAAGAGGTTGTGGGAGGGGTacttttccaatattttattgcattttcttaaatatcctttctggaattttcaggaacaaaacataaaaaaattatatactttattaCAAATGGTAAACTCAGAGTGCTCCAAATCTCTTATTTACAAACAACACTGGGCAGGatacccaaacaaacaaacatgaaataaCTTACAAAGGCATGAAGCTGTTTATTGACAGTAATCAGctttcatcaaattaaaaaatatatatatgtacatacacagtTAAGgaaggcaggccagaaagagttcATCTGCAGGCTCAGCCTCGCTCTCACAAACCTCCctcccgcctcccctcccccaacccccgccccccttTGTGTTCTTAAGGAGTACTACAGAAGCAATCTACAGTCTCTATTGCAGTTTGgaaccccccccctcccccccctttaATACTGAATGAGATCGAATGTTAGGTCCATGCAGTTCTTGGTCAATGTTAAAGAAAAGTCTAACGTTCTGTTCCTGCGGGGACAGCCCGTCCGCAAAGCGGGGCAGCCCGCAGGCAGCCGCTCCCTGGCCCCATGCCAAGGGAGGGCGCGCCAAGTCCTTCCCACTCGTGCACACTGGGGGCGCCGTCAGGACGCCGCCCAGTCCAACTTGGATACCCTTGGCTTTAGTCCTTGGacacttcttttctctctctctctcgctctctcaactTGTCAAGTTCTCAAGTCTGTCtctctgtgtaattttttttttctctgttgtccCTCAGCCCCCGACAGTCTCTCTTCAAAACGTTTGCAACTGCTGCGTTAGCATGAGTTGGCACCCACTGTTAACGTGGTTCATGACTTTCTGTTTAAGCTGTGCCACCTGTTCCCTGAGCATGTTGGCCGTGGACGCCAGCTCCGAGTTCTGCGCTTTCAAGGTTTTCACTTTTTCCTCCAGCCGGGCGATCCTCTCCAGCTTCCTTTTCCGGCACTTGGAGGCAGCTATGCGGTTCCTCATGCGCTTCCTCTCTGCCTTGATCCTCTCCTGCGACTCCATGTCGATGGGGGACAGGGGCGGCGTTTCCCCGGGCATCTCGGGCACCGTCTGCGGCTCCTCCTTCAAGGCCTGCAGCCGCGGGTGCTGCACGGGGAGCTGCTGGGGCAGGTGGTGCGGCGGCTGcgggggctgctgctgctgctggggctgcGCGGGAAAGGCCAGGCCGGCAGCGCCGTAGGAGGGCGCCCCGCCGCCGCTGCTCAGCGCGCCGGGGTTGAAGTTGCTGAGGTTGGCGTAGACCGGCGGCTCGCTGTGCAGGCTGGCACTGAagccgccgctgccgctgccacCCGCCGCCGAAGCCACTGCCGGAGCCACCATGCCCGCCCCGCTGACCGGCTGCGCCGCCGACGTGACGCTGGGCAGCGTGTTCTGGCTGTGCAGTTCGGCCAGGGCGCGCACGAAACCCTCGGCGAAGCCCTCCTGCTCGTCTGTCACGTTTTTAGGGCACAAGAACTGCGTGGGGGTCGGCGTGGTGGTGATGTGCCCGTTGCTGGACTGGATTATCAGGCGCTCCAGCTCGGGCGAGGCCAGCTTGAGCAGCCCCACGTCGGGTGAGGTGAGGAGGTCCGAGTTCTTGGCCCGGAGGTGCGGCTTCAGGCTGCCCACCGGGTCGGCCAGGTTCAGGGTCATACTCTGTTTCAGGATCTTGGGGTTACTGTAGCCGTAGGCGCCGCTCTCAGACTGGAGGAACGAGGCATTCAGGGCATCGTCGTAGAAGGTCGTTTCCATCTTTGCAGTCATAGAACAGTCCGTCACTTCACGTGGGGTTAGTTTGGGCTGCGCGCAGAAGTTTCGGGGCCGCAACAGCGCGCTGGCGAGCGGGGGGCACCCGCGCCTCCCCGGGCCCTGGGCAAGGAAAGTTTCTCGAGAGGCGCGCGCACCCGCCGGCTGTCCTCCCCCCTGCGCCCTGCTCACCAGCTCGCTCCCCAGGCGCTCAGAGGTCAGGTGCCGCCCGCACTCTTGTCAGCTCGCGCGCGCAGCCCGGCTTTGAAAAGTCGCGGTCACTCACGAAGCGCTCTCGGGCGCAGCGGTTCCTGGGAGCCGGCGGACGAATGCGCTTCCCGGCGACAGCGGCCTTCCCGGCGGCAGC
This Neovison vison isolate M4711 chromosome 2, ASM_NN_V1, whole genome shotgun sequence DNA region includes the following protein-coding sequences:
- the JUN gene encoding transcription factor AP-1, which produces MTAKMETTFYDDALNASFLQSESGAYGYSNPKILKQSMTLNLADPVGSLKPHLRAKNSDLLTSPDVGLLKLASPELERLIIQSSNGHITTTPTPTQFLCPKNVTDEQEGFAEGFVRALAELHSQNTLPSVTSAAQPVSGAGMVAPAVASAAGGSGSGGFSASLHSEPPVYANLSNFNPGALSSGGGAPSYGAAGLAFPAQPQQQQQPPQPPHHLPQQLPVQHPRLQALKEEPQTVPEMPGETPPLSPIDMESQERIKAERKRMRNRIAASKCRKRKLERIARLEEKVKTLKAQNSELASTANMLREQVAQLKQKVMNHVNSGCQLMLTQQLQTF